The Cottoperca gobio unplaced genomic scaffold, fCotGob3.1 fCotGob3_378arrow_ctg1, whole genome shotgun sequence genomic sequence CCAACGACAGCGACTACGACCCCAACAAGGAAACCAAGAAAGAGGTACGTGGACGCACCCGAGCTGCTGAAACTACAAACGCATCATTTTCAAATCTGCCCTGTAACTGACAAGTATTTAAAGATTAGAACATATAGCGTAATAAAAGTgtaatattatagattataagGTTTTATGCTTTAGTCGAACCCATTTCATTATATGTGCACAAAAGACTTGTGGAAAATGTCGTGAGAgatattatttctttcttttctgataATCTTTCACAACATTTTGTCAGTTTCAGTTTAAATCCGGCAGTAAGCGGCCCTGTGTTTCCTCCCAGCAGAACCAGGTGGAGCCGGTGGCGCCGGGCTCAAAGGTGGCTTTGGGTCGGCGGGAGCACCAGACCCTGCAAGCACAGACACCACCAGCGCTCTCGCTGCCGCCCCCCCAAAGGCATGTACCTGACCCAGGAGGACGTGGTGGCCGTGTCCTGCAACGCCTCCGCCGCCAACACCCTCCTCCGTCAGCTGGACATGGAGCTGGTGACCCTCAAGAGACAGGTAGGAGGATCTACAGgactcctgctcctctttaccAGCTCAATGTGACTGACATGTTTTATCTCTGACGTCCACCTCAGAAAGAAAGAGGCTGCAGAAGCTTCTTGCATCAGAGTAACACAGCGCTAGTTAAGTACTTCCTTAGTTACACTGCAAAGGGACGGCTAACAGCTAATTCAGCATACTTTTAATGGAGacaatttgaataaatgtaaacaaatagacaaaacaaatatggcTTAAGTTGGAGCCAATAGCTAAGTCACTGAATCCACGGCTGcattatacttcctgtttacatccccCAAACCTTCCAAATCATGGGAAGTGTAGTCCAAAACTTAAAGCTGGATCAGGGGTGACGTACTACAAGAGGACACCGTCAAAGGAAAGCCGTAATGCAGGCTGTGATGTCCTGATACGGAGACGAGCAGCTGTGAAACATATTGAAGCTGTTTTACTGATTTCATTAAAGACTAACTGTAGTCAGTACGCACTCTTAAGATGTGTGATGTAGGAaaagaacaacacaaataaGTAATATACTATATCAGATGGTGCTCTGGATCAACCTTCACCGTGTCCTATCATTTCAACACAACTAGTGACTGAACTGTCTTCATACCAGACTTaccacaaggtccatttagtagctgttctggagctttctatTGTATCACACACTCTTGATCATCAGATACAGTTTGTAGCCTACATGTTTAGTTTTAGTCCCATATTGAGATtgaaaaaatggaaatgtgaaCATTCACATGGTGCTGATGAAGATGGTGTGAAACAGTCAAAAGCTCTGGCACATCTAATGAGAAGACATTGGAATaattacactgtaaacaaacacacatgagtGCCAGACAAATGGACTTAGcgttagcttgctaacattagcatgttgcTGTTAGCACATCAGTGTAAAGACAGTTGTTTTGTGACATCATTGACAGACGGTGTCACTCACCAGACATTCAGAGGTCATCACAGGAAACAAGTCTGCTGCTCATTCATTAGATGAAACGTAGGAGTGGACTGGTTAGCTAGATCTGTTTGAGCTCAGGTGAAAGACCCCAGGTGTGTCCCTGAGTCGTCCTGTGCAGTGCCTGTCCCGGTTACTATGCTGCCCGGGCTGTACCGCCCCCGGCTGGTGATACCTGCTGGTATCAGTACACTGTGTGAAGCAGGTTGCTCCTGGAAGGTAGTGGTCCGTTTTCAGCGGGTTAACCAGGCAATTCCAGCCCCCTGCACGGTCAGGATGCTTACCGCCAATTACCGGCGACCACAGCCCCTTTTACCGGGGCTTCCCGCCCCCCCCTTCCCCAGGGTATTCCCGCCACCCTTTCAGCAGGAGGATTCAGCCAGGCTCGCTTTCACCTGCGGCCCTTACGCCCCATTTAAAGGCACGGAGAATTGCAAGCTAATCCCGGAGGATTACAAGACCACATTTAAATGCGTTCCGCCCCCTTCCCGGCGAGTCACAGGCCCACACTGGCCCGGGACGCTTCCGTAGGACGCCCTGACAAGGCCCCGATTCCGCGAGCGCCACATGTCCAGGCGTTACCGCCCCTCATTTAAAGGGGACTTACAGTTACATTTTACAATGGAGGATAACAGGCCACCATTAAGGGAGAATGTCACAAAAGAGACCANNNNNNNNNNNNNNNNNNNNNNNNNGaataagatataatatagatatatagatagagagataagatatagatataatatatagatatatatattatatatatatatatatatataatataatatatatataatatataatatatacatatacacagtatatgacatacacacacactggtgtctttactgtatttaaatattaatttaatgaaCACTAAGATTCTCAAAAGTGGAATTTATTGCATAGCTGTTGATTGTAATAGATTATACATCTGTAAAAAGCCGTGTTTAAAACTGACATCAGCACAATAATCGCAGCCTCATCAGTGGCTTCAATGACACGGTCCTGATGCAGAGGACTCGCAGACctcagccaatcaaatacaTGCAAGGGCACATTAGATGATGTTCTAAAATGCGGTCCTAAAGTCCTAAAACTCGGAAATGCGTTAGCATGAGTTCCATCGTCTCAAAGTCAATGTGCTTTGTTAAATAGGTTTTTGGTTAGATACCTGAAATAAGGTTTGTGACTAACACAAGCGTAAGATATTTTCAAGTTTTGTTACGACACAAGatacgtcagtaaatacctGAAtcgtgaattttgaagcttttacgtgtcttaaaaaaggcgGTTGCTATCAACGCCTTTATCTTAGTGGTGTTAACGTTAAAGTCATGCGACCATGGTGTAGTTTCTTTTATAGCCGGACGTTAGCGTTTTACTTACGCcgattgcatttacgcttcaaaaatcataaaagaggtgttcatttgtgaagattatcttgctgaacaaaacttGTGAGtatcataaacatttgtttgccacagactttattttctgcaataaccAAAAATGCAATGGAAAAATGCAATTGGCTTACTGCTGCTGCTTAATGCTAAGTTCCGCGTAGGCCTACACAAATACGTCATCCCTGCGGCACTCTATCCGGTGTTTACCTGCCGATCATCGAGGCCGAGGATAATATTACTGTCCCACAGACGTTCCAGAGCATATAAACCTTTAACCTCATTAATCTGTTGTCTCACCTGAGCCCCCTCTAAACTCTAGAGATGATAATGTCTATATCactttgatatgataataataactctGTCTTTTCATATAGTAccatcaacattttaatgtgtccaatacttgcAGAAGTAATGACATATTCCCATCAGCTGTactagttagcatgctaataatAACATGGTAAACATCAGCACGTTAGCATTGTTACTTTGAACATGTTGCCTTGCTGATGTTTGCCTTTAGCTcaaaacagacttttaatgGGATTATATcctaaggacacacacacacacacacacacacacacacacacacacacacacacacacctctgtaaatagaaatataacatacttatcttgtctctctctgtca encodes the following:
- the LOC115005831 gene encoding LOW QUALITY PROTEIN: REST corepressor 3-like (The sequence of the model RefSeq protein was modified relative to this genomic sequence to represent the inferred CDS: deleted 1 base in 1 codon): MPGMMDKGSEYLGKGRSNGTKSPSNASNGHFSDESGSDDEHDVGMRVGADYQANIPELEPGSTKYTDKDSGGMLVWSPYHSIVDSKLDEYIALAKEKHGYNVEQALGMLFWHKHNIEKSLADLPNFTPFPDEWTVEDKVLFEQAFSFHGKSFHRIQQMLPDKSISSLVKYYYSWKKTRSRTSLMDRQARKLANRSNQDDSDEEMEEAAPVEANDSDYDPNKETKKEQNQVEPVAPGSKVALGRREHQTLQHRHHQRSRCRPPKGMYLTQEDVVAVSCNASAANTLLRQLDMELVTLKRQVKDPRCVPESSCAVPVPVTMLPGLYRPRLVIPAGISTLCEAGCSWKVVVRFQRVNQAIPAPCTVRMLTANYRRPQPLLPGLPAPPFPRVFPPPFQQEDSARLAFTCGPYAPFKGTENCKLIPEDYKTTFKCVPPPSRRVTGPHWPGTLP